The Chiroxiphia lanceolata isolate bChiLan1 unplaced genomic scaffold, bChiLan1.pri scaffold_67_arrow_ctg1, whole genome shotgun sequence genome has a window encoding:
- the NXNL1 gene encoding nucleoredoxin-like protein 1 yields MSALFAGKVLKANREEDELDTERELRGALDNKVLLLYFGSGQCPRCQDFAPLLKDFFQRLTDEFYVERSRQLVLVYVSRDETEEQQSAFLRSMPRRWLALPFGDTFGRELELRFAVSEVPAVVVLKPSGDVLVANAVEEIQRMGPKCFQNWQEAAEILDRNFRLAEDFDNHSRRSLTHPLRRLKYKLDKDKDREEGEEEGEEDP; encoded by the exons atGTCCGCGCTCTTCGCCGGGAAGGTGCTGAAGGCGAACCGGGAGGAGGACGAGCTGGACACAGAGCGGGAGCTGCGCGGGGCGCTGGACAacaaggtgctgctgctctaCTTCGGCTCGGGGCAGTGCCCGCGCTGCCAGGACTTCGCGCCCCTGCTCAAGGACTTCTTCCAGCGCCTCACCGACGAGTTCTACGTGGAGCGCTCCCGCCAGCTCGTCCTGGTCTACGTGTCCCGCGACGAGacggaggagcagcagagcgCCTTCCTGCGCTCCATGCCCCGCCGCTGGCTCGCACTGCCCTTCGGGGACACCTTCGGCAG ggagctggagctgcgCTTCGCCGTGTCCGAGGTGCCGGCCGTGGTGGTGCTGAAGCCCAGCGGGGACGTGCTGGTGGCCAACGCCGTGGAGGAGATCCAGAGGATGGGCCCCAAGTGCTTCCAGAACTGGCAGGAGGCCGCCGAGATCCTGGACCGGAATTTCCGCCTGGCCGAGGATTTCGACAACCACTCCCGGAGGAGCCTCACGCACCCCCTGCGCCGGCTCAAGTACAAGCTGGAcaaggacaaggacagggaagagggggaggaagaaggggaggaagaCCCTTAA